A single Caldisericia bacterium DNA region contains:
- a CDS encoding ABC transporter permease, giving the protein MRKFLVLLKKEVKSLLTPQMLISLVTMVVLFSVMGKMVGRETAKVREPKEVIVIDNDNSTLSTEVIELMKGVNLIPEVIKDVDVQEGLDEAKEKGIDTLIVIPEGFKENVLGYKKTHIGIYTVMRSFSISALSSSTSTKALISTISEDISKRYIEERFKDVDPNIIQKPVEAKNFVIVKDRMVEAPPEMISAAVTSQNVFIPIILMFVIMMSAQMIASAVAMEKENKTLETLLTLPIKRTYIVISKMLGASLVALLMSVFYMYGMKNYIGQMTGVGGSMSVSSNILRELGLTFTPGTYTLLGISLFFAILSALSLATILAVYAEDVKTAQTLLTPLMVLLLIPYLLSFFTDFSSLSLVAKILLFLIPFSHPFLASRFLLFGNINMVIFGILYMALFSIVCIIVATKIFSSDRILTAKLKLKRGSLFKTKFRI; this is encoded by the coding sequence ATGAGAAAGTTTCTTGTTCTTCTCAAGAAGGAGGTTAAGAGTCTTTTAACTCCACAGATGCTTATTTCCCTTGTCACAATGGTTGTTCTTTTCTCCGTCATGGGAAAAATGGTTGGAAGGGAGACGGCAAAGGTAAGGGAACCAAAGGAGGTTATTGTAATAGATAATGACAACTCTACTCTCTCTACTGAGGTGATTGAATTGATGAAAGGGGTGAATTTAATCCCAGAGGTTATAAAGGATGTGGATGTTCAAGAGGGACTTGATGAGGCTAAAGAAAAAGGTATAGACACATTAATTGTTATTCCTGAGGGATTCAAGGAAAATGTTTTAGGGTACAAAAAAACACACATTGGCATCTATACAGTGATGAGGAGCTTTAGTATTTCAGCATTATCAAGTTCTACCTCCACAAAAGCTCTTATCTCCACAATAAGTGAGGATATATCAAAGAGATACATAGAGGAGAGGTTTAAGGATGTGGACCCAAATATTATACAGAAACCAGTTGAGGCAAAAAACTTTGTAATTGTAAAAGATAGAATGGTGGAGGCACCTCCAGAGATGATTTCAGCTGCAGTTACATCTCAGAATGTTTTTATTCCCATAATACTTATGTTTGTAATAATGATGTCTGCCCAGATGATTGCCTCAGCAGTTGCCATGGAAAAGGAGAACAAGACCCTTGAGACACTTCTTACCCTTCCAATAAAGAGGACATACATTGTTATATCCAAAATGCTTGGAGCAAGTCTTGTTGCGCTCCTCATGTCAGTTTTCTATATGTATGGGATGAAGAACTATATTGGTCAGATGACTGGCGTTGGAGGAAGCATGTCAGTTTCATCAAATATCTTAAGAGAACTTGGTTTAACCTTCACTCCAGGGACATACACTCTGCTTGGAATCTCCCTCTTCTTTGCAATTCTTTCTGCCCTTTCCCTTGCAACAATTTTAGCTGTTTATGCTGAGGATGTTAAAACTGCGCAGACACTCCTTACACCATTGATGGTTCTCCTTCTCATACCTTATCTACTCTCCTTCTTTACAGATTTTTCCTCCCTCTCTTTAGTTGCAAAGATTCTTCTCTTTCTAATCCCATTTTCCCATCCATTCCTTGCCTCAAGATTCCTTTTATTTGGAAATATAAATATGGTAATTTTTGGTATTCTCTACATGGCACTCTTCTCCATTGTCTGCATAATTGTTGCTACAAAGATATTCTCTTCAGATAGAATACTTACTGCAAAACTAAAACTTAAGAGAGGATCCCTCTTTAAAACGAAATTCAGGATTTGA